The following is a genomic window from Puntigrus tetrazona isolate hp1 chromosome 20, ASM1883169v1, whole genome shotgun sequence.
agagagagagagagagagagagagagagagagagagagagagagagagagagagagagagagagagagagagagagagagagagagagagagagagagagagagagagagagagatcacagTTAGTGGCGCTTCGGGATCTCTGCCAGATAACACGAACTTCCTTTAATTTTCGGAGACATGGATGTCATTATAAATGCGGCGCGGCACACCTCGAACTCATGACCGTGCTCTAGACTTCTAGACTCACTTCTCCAGGACTTCGTGAAGAGCGTTATATAAGGCTCCCGCAGAGATGAGGCGCATCGCAGGAATGGCGCTGGCGCTGCTCGTTCTGGGGGTTCGCGGGGAAAACATCGGCGACGGCTATTGTGTGGATGGGAAATGCTTCGTCGTCCACGCAGACAGTGCGAGTTTCGACGATGCCCGGGTCGTCTGCGAGGAGAAAGGAGGACATCTGATGACCGTGCGCACTGACAAAGCGGCAGACGTTCTCGGCGGCTTGTTACAAGGCGCTTCTGGAGACATTTGGCTTGGGCTGAGACGCGCCGGCGATCGGTGTTCGGACTCAAACGATCGGTTGAAGGGATACCGATGGGTCACCGGAGACGGCGAAACCCAATACGTCAACTGGAAAAGCAACCTGGGCGTTTGTTCTCCGCTATGCGTTTCGGTGTCGCAAAAAGTTCCCAAATGGACCGAAAGACCATGCGATGACAGAATCGAGGGTTACTTATGCGAATACGATAACCCCGGTTACTGTCCGCCGCTTAGTACCAATGCACCGGTCTCTTATCAAACCGGTTTCGGATTTGCAGCGAAGGAAGAACTCAAAGAGATCCCTCAGCTCACCAACGGGACATTGCACCCGCTGAGAACGAGGCACATTTGCTTCGAAGGCCAGTGGCTCAAAGCACCCTGGAGCTGTGAGGTTTTTGGCGGCGGGTGCGATTACAAGTGCACGCAGAAAGAGCGGGGGCACGTCTGCGTCTGTCCGCCGGGATTCGAGCTCGACAGAAACGAAGTCTCGTGCGCCGGACAGAGCGGCGGCCCGTGCGCGGGATGCGAGCGCGAGTGCGCGCGGGGCGCCGCCGGCGGGTCCTGCGAGGAATGCGGACCCGGCTTTCACGTTGAAGGTGGCGTTTGCGTCGATGACGACGAGTGCGAGTCTGGACCGTGCGAGCACGAGTGCGTGAACACCGAAGGTAGCTACCGCTGTCAGTGCTTCGAGGGCTTCGTCCAGTCGACGGAGGACACGCACACATGTAAAATGCACTGCGAAGAAACGAGCTGCCCGGCTGAATGCGACCCCAACAACAACGCCCAGTGCAACTGCCCCGAAGGTTACCTACTCGAAGGCCAAAACTGCATTGACATAGATGAATGCGATAGTGGCTACTGCGACCATGCCTGTGAAAATACACCCGGAGGATTTATATGCTCTTGCAATGAAGGATACGAGCTTAAAGACGGCATCAAATGCATCACAGAAGACGTTGAGGGCTCGGGCAGCCCAACgccttttgatatt
Proteins encoded in this region:
- the thbd gene encoding thrombomodulin — protein: MRRIAGMALALLVLGVRGENIGDGYCVDGKCFVVHADSASFDDARVVCEEKGGHLMTVRTDKAADVLGGLLQGASGDIWLGLRRAGDRCSDSNDRLKGYRWVTGDGETQYVNWKSNLGVCSPLCVSVSQKVPKWTERPCDDRIEGYLCEYDNPGYCPPLSTNAPVSYQTGFGFAAKEELKEIPQLTNGTLHPLRTRHICFEGQWLKAPWSCEVFGGGCDYKCTQKERGHVCVCPPGFELDRNEVSCAGQSGGPCAGCERECARGAAGGSCEECGPGFHVEGGVCVDDDECESGPCEHECVNTEGSYRCQCFEGFVQSTEDTHTCKMHCEETSCPAECDPNNNAQCNCPEGYLLEGQNCIDIDECDSGYCDHACENTPGGFICSCNEGYELKDGIKCITEDVEGSGSPTPFDILIPTSKTPTDKPVSISAGSLLGIMVCIVACILLLVCVAHCIVRRLNKMHHYEVDKGHGEICAFQQVIIEQHCAQQTFPSRYIKRDA